A genomic stretch from Candidatus Dormiibacterota bacterium includes:
- a CDS encoding cyclic nucleotide-binding domain-containing protein, translated as MAVRDDVVNTIAAFSLFADLTGPQLEEVAHLFDESFFGQGERILRQGVSGSGFYVILEGTAGIRVDNVDRSTLKAGDYFGEISCLLGEVPVADIVAETPLRCLVLPAAQLEGFLTRHPRIMYRLLQGEARKLKNTTKWLS; from the coding sequence GTGGCCGTCCGAGACGACGTGGTCAACACCATCGCGGCCTTCTCGCTCTTCGCCGACCTGACCGGGCCGCAGCTCGAGGAAGTCGCGCACCTTTTTGATGAGTCCTTTTTCGGGCAGGGCGAGCGAATCCTCCGCCAGGGCGTCAGCGGATCGGGGTTCTACGTCATCCTCGAGGGAACCGCCGGGATCCGCGTCGACAACGTCGACCGCAGCACGCTCAAAGCCGGCGATTACTTCGGCGAAATCTCGTGCTTACTCGGCGAGGTACCGGTTGCCGACATCGTGGCGGAAACGCCCTTGCGGTGTCTTGTCCTGCCGGCCGCCCAGCTCGAGGGGTTTCTGACGCGGCATCCACGCATCATGTATCGCCTGCTACAGGGGGAGGCACGCAAGCTCAAGAACACAACCAAGTGGCTGAGCTAG
- a CDS encoding MFS transporter has product MTDRRRWILVAAVLGSGIVFLDSTVVNVALPRIGRDLPRLWFGILEGQSYVYNAYLLTLSALLILAGALSDYYGRKRMFLYGLVGFGVTSVLCGLAPNMELLVLFRVLQGVAGAVLVPGSLALLTANFEGEAQGRAFGLWAGASGATTILGPFVGGLLVDTISWRAAFLINVPLILIALWATYAHVPESRDETATAHFDWLGAAIVALAVGGLAFGTIYSQQRDWQDPLGYVALALGVLSTIVLPFYMARVPHPLIPLSLFRSRNFTVTNISTLVIYGSLYVTFYYLTLFMQGTIGYTAAAAGLAGIPGALFLTFLSPRFGAIAGRVGSRLFMAVGPAIMALGVLWYARMPATSTPWHLEPQNPSTFLPPLSYVVDLLPGGIIFGLGLCMLVAPLTTALMRSVPAHNAGLGSAINNAISRVGPQLAGALVFVFITASFYSYIAARRPDFNVNVPNFRKAVSPLNPSGVPLMADLVRDASTTAFHLAMMVGAALLILGAIVNAVGIQDPARAPQREPTPGTTQPAKEGV; this is encoded by the coding sequence ATGACCGACCGGCGCCGCTGGATCCTGGTTGCCGCCGTGCTCGGGTCCGGCATCGTGTTCCTCGACTCCACCGTGGTCAACGTCGCCCTCCCCCGCATCGGCCGGGACCTGCCGCGACTCTGGTTCGGCATCCTGGAAGGCCAGTCCTACGTGTACAACGCCTACCTGCTGACGCTCAGCGCCCTGCTGATCCTGGCTGGCGCGCTCAGCGACTACTACGGCCGCAAGCGGATGTTCCTTTATGGCCTGGTCGGCTTCGGCGTGACGTCGGTGCTGTGCGGTCTTGCCCCAAACATGGAACTTCTCGTTCTGTTTCGGGTTCTCCAGGGTGTGGCCGGAGCCGTCCTGGTCCCCGGGTCGCTCGCGCTCCTCACCGCCAACTTCGAGGGGGAGGCGCAGGGCCGAGCCTTCGGCCTCTGGGCCGGCGCCTCTGGCGCAACCACCATCCTCGGTCCGTTCGTCGGCGGCCTGTTGGTAGACACGATCTCCTGGCGTGCGGCGTTCCTGATCAACGTGCCCCTGATCCTGATTGCGCTCTGGGCGACCTACGCCCACGTGCCGGAAAGCCGTGACGAAACCGCCACGGCGCATTTCGACTGGCTGGGGGCCGCGATCGTGGCGCTGGCCGTAGGTGGGCTCGCCTTCGGTACGATCTACAGCCAGCAACGCGACTGGCAGGATCCGCTGGGTTACGTTGCGCTTGCCCTCGGCGTGCTCTCGACGATAGTCCTCCCCTTCTACATGGCGCGTGTTCCGCATCCCTTGATTCCCCTCTCGCTGTTTCGCTCGCGTAACTTCACAGTGACGAACATCTCGACGCTCGTGATCTACGGCTCGCTCTATGTCACCTTCTATTACCTGACGCTCTTCATGCAGGGCACGATCGGCTACACCGCCGCCGCGGCCGGGCTGGCCGGCATCCCGGGCGCGCTCTTTCTGACCTTCCTCTCCCCCCGGTTCGGCGCTATTGCGGGCCGAGTCGGGTCGCGCCTTTTCATGGCGGTCGGGCCGGCAATCATGGCCCTCGGGGTCCTGTGGTACGCGCGCATGCCGGCGACCAGCACCCCCTGGCATCTCGAACCGCAGAACCCCTCGACCTTCCTGCCGCCGCTGTCGTACGTCGTCGATCTGCTGCCCGGTGGGATCATCTTCGGGTTGGGGCTCTGCATGCTAGTGGCTCCCCTCACGACCGCGCTGATGCGATCGGTGCCGGCGCACAACGCGGGGCTCGGGTCCGCGATCAACAACGCGATCTCGCGGGTCGGACCGCAACTGGCCGGCGCCTTGGTCTTCGTGTTCATCACCGCCAGCTTCTACAGTTACATTGCCGCGCGGCGGCCTGACTTCAATGTCAACGTTCCGAACTTCCGCAAAGCCGTGAGCCCCCTCAACCCATCCGGCGTGCCGCTGATGGCGGATCTCGTCCGCGACGCATCGACCACCGCCTTCCACCTGGCGATGATGGTGGGTGCGGCCCTCCTTATCCTTGGAGCGATCGTAAACGCGGTCGGCATTCAGGACCCGGCCAGGGCGCCCCAGCGTGAGCCCACCCCGGGCACGACACAGCCGGCGAAGGAGGGGGTTTAG
- a CDS encoding glycogen debranching N-terminal domain-containing protein, which produces MAGTLTVLDGNTFFVSDAAGDVEPSEDANGFFHADMRQLSTWRLLLNGQPVHVLTSRTVDYYSASIFATLASVSVGENPPISIRRDRFVARGVHEDLTVHNHSDRPQAVMIEVEYGSDFADLFEVKDRTPKRGQLHTDLGPSRVTLTYTRDTYRRDTVIEFSENFSVGLQRAQFELHLEPRGSWQTCVDVFPVRDGEPNRLDHGDRTFGNPKPDMPTTFEQWMAQAPTLETDNDVLRHTYRQSLIDLAALRFRPLKTLSYSLPAAGLPWFMALFGRDSLITAYQALPFQPHLARTTLEALTAWQAKERDDFRDAEPGKILHELRLGELTMLGERPHSPYYGTHDATPLFLILLDEYQRWAGDRDFVRSLQPAAMKALEWMERFGDRDGDGYLEYQTRSKEGLANQCWKDSWNSILFKDGSVAKGPIATCEIQGYAYDARVRMARLARDVWDDAQLAERLERDAVTLRERFNRDYWIEARGHYALALDGEKKQVDSMSSNVGHLLWSGIVPEERAAVMAKRLMSPEMFTGWGIRTMSANDAGYNPIEYHDGTVWPHDTALVAEGLRRYGYREEASHLALMLVQAAEAFEYRLPEVFAGFAREETGAPVEYPTASRPQAWAAGAPLLALRTALGLDVFNGTLRIDAHLSEGWGRVRLDNIAAGGRATATVRS; this is translated from the coding sequence ATGGCCGGCACCCTGACCGTGCTCGATGGGAACACGTTCTTTGTCTCCGACGCGGCCGGCGACGTCGAACCGAGCGAGGATGCCAACGGCTTCTTCCATGCCGACATGCGACAGCTCTCCACCTGGCGGCTGCTGCTCAACGGCCAACCGGTCCATGTCCTGACCAGCCGAACGGTCGACTACTACTCAGCGTCCATCTTTGCGACCCTGGCGAGCGTCAGCGTCGGCGAGAACCCGCCCATCTCGATCCGGCGCGACCGCTTCGTGGCGCGTGGGGTCCACGAAGACTTGACCGTCCACAACCACAGTGATCGTCCGCAGGCCGTGATGATCGAGGTCGAGTACGGCAGCGATTTCGCGGACCTCTTCGAGGTCAAAGACCGCACCCCGAAGCGGGGGCAGTTGCACACGGACCTCGGCCCCAGCCGGGTCACTTTGACTTACACGCGAGATACCTATCGGCGCGACACCGTGATCGAATTCAGCGAGAATTTTTCGGTGGGACTCCAACGGGCACAGTTTGAGCTGCACCTGGAGCCGCGGGGGTCATGGCAAACCTGTGTCGATGTTTTTCCGGTGAGGGACGGAGAGCCCAACCGGCTTGACCACGGTGACCGCACGTTCGGCAACCCAAAGCCGGACATGCCAACCACCTTCGAACAATGGATGGCGCAAGCGCCAACGCTCGAGACCGACAACGATGTTCTGCGCCACACCTACCGTCAGAGCCTGATCGACCTGGCCGCCCTGCGTTTTCGCCCGCTCAAGACGCTCTCCTATTCGCTACCGGCTGCGGGCCTGCCGTGGTTCATGGCCCTGTTCGGCCGCGACAGCCTGATCACCGCCTACCAGGCACTCCCCTTCCAGCCTCACCTGGCACGGACGACCCTCGAGGCGCTGACCGCGTGGCAGGCGAAAGAGCGGGATGACTTTCGTGATGCCGAACCGGGAAAGATCCTGCACGAGCTGCGACTTGGCGAGCTCACAATGCTAGGCGAGCGGCCGCACAGTCCCTACTACGGCACGCACGACGCGACACCGCTCTTCCTGATCCTGCTTGACGAGTACCAGCGCTGGGCTGGCGACCGCGACTTTGTTCGAAGCTTGCAGCCGGCCGCGATGAAAGCGCTTGAATGGATGGAGCGCTTTGGCGATCGCGACGGTGACGGCTACCTCGAATATCAGACCCGCTCGAAAGAAGGCCTCGCCAACCAATGCTGGAAGGACTCGTGGAATTCGATCCTCTTCAAAGACGGCTCGGTGGCGAAGGGGCCGATCGCGACTTGTGAGATCCAGGGCTATGCGTACGATGCGCGCGTGCGGATGGCTCGGCTCGCGCGTGATGTCTGGGACGACGCCCAACTTGCCGAGCGCCTCGAACGTGACGCGGTGACGCTACGGGAGCGCTTCAACCGCGATTACTGGATCGAGGCTCGCGGCCACTATGCGCTGGCGCTCGACGGCGAAAAGAAGCAGGTCGACTCCATGAGCTCCAACGTCGGGCACCTGCTCTGGTCGGGCATCGTGCCGGAAGAGCGCGCGGCCGTGATGGCGAAGCGCCTGATGTCGCCCGAGATGTTCACGGGCTGGGGGATTCGGACGATGTCGGCGAACGACGCCGGCTACAACCCGATCGAGTACCACGATGGCACGGTTTGGCCGCACGACACGGCGTTAGTAGCCGAGGGGCTGCGCCGCTATGGCTATCGCGAAGAGGCCTCGCACCTGGCCCTCATGCTGGTCCAGGCCGCGGAGGCGTTCGAATACCGACTGCCCGAGGTCTTTGCCGGCTTTGCCCGTGAGGAGACAGGAGCGCCTGTCGAGTATCCAACCGCGTCTCGTCCACAGGCATGGGCCGCCGGCGCGCCACTTCTGGCGCTTCGCACCGCGCTTGGCCTCGACGTGTTCAACGGAACCTTGCGGATCGACGCGCATCTCAGCGAGGGCTGGGGACGGGTCCGGCTGGACAACATCGCCGCCGGAGGGAGAGCAACGGCCACCGTCCGGAGCTGA
- a CDS encoding response regulator transcription factor, producing MTTRVLIVDDQSLVRAGFRLILESQPDFEVVGEAQDGEQAVGLAQRHRPDVVLMDVRMPRMDGLEATRQILENGLSSCRIVILTTFDLDEYVYGALRAGACGFLLKDVTPEQLIAAVRLVVAGDALLAPSITRRLIERYASRGARSSLTPDLSSLTEREVEVLRLMARGLNNEAIGQTLFVSEATVKTHVAHILDKLNVENRVQAVVAAYESRLVTPGEPA from the coding sequence GTGACCACCCGCGTCCTGATCGTCGACGACCAGTCGCTCGTCCGGGCCGGTTTCCGGCTGATCCTGGAGTCGCAGCCCGATTTCGAGGTCGTCGGCGAGGCTCAGGATGGTGAGCAGGCGGTCGGGCTGGCCCAGCGCCACCGACCCGACGTGGTGCTGATGGATGTTCGCATGCCGCGGATGGATGGCCTCGAAGCCACGCGGCAGATCCTCGAGAACGGGCTGAGCAGCTGCCGGATCGTGATCCTGACGACCTTCGATCTCGATGAATATGTCTACGGGGCCTTGCGTGCCGGGGCCTGCGGTTTTCTCCTCAAGGACGTCACGCCCGAGCAGCTGATCGCGGCTGTCCGCCTGGTGGTTGCCGGTGACGCCCTCCTCGCTCCATCGATCACCCGACGGTTGATCGAGCGCTACGCCTCACGTGGCGCGCGAAGTTCGTTGACGCCCGACCTGTCGTCGCTGACCGAACGCGAGGTTGAGGTGCTGCGCCTGATGGCCCGCGGCCTCAACAACGAGGCGATCGGTCAAACGCTTTTCGTCAGCGAGGCGACGGTCAAGACGCATGTCGCCCACATCCTCGACAAGCTTAATGTCGAGAACCGCGTCCAGGCGGTGGTAGCCGCCTACGAGTCGCGGTTGGTCACACCTGGCGAGCCTGCCTGA